The Entelurus aequoreus isolate RoL-2023_Sb linkage group LG04, RoL_Eaeq_v1.1, whole genome shotgun sequence nucleotide sequence GTACTCTGTCAGAAGTGTCCGGAAGGTGTGGGCCGTGTTGTTGAAGCGCCCGTGGTGCCGGTGGTCCTGAAGGAGTGTCTGCACACGCTCGAAGGGGGTCAGGAACGCTTCTGCTGTTCCCGCCAGTGCGGCGGCGAAGCTCCGTGTGACCAGCTCCGGCACGCCGCTGCCTTCTGCCCGCTTCAGAAGGACTCTGGAGAAGTCCTCGTACAAACCGAACATGATGGCCACCGTGGTGCTTTTTTGGAGCAGCGGGGGGAGCAGACCCCGGTAGAGATTCCGCAGCCCGTCCCTCTGGAGCTGCTGCACCGCCTCCACGGCCAGCACGCCGTGCAACTGCTGGCGGAAGAGAACCTTCTGGATGGGGAAGGTCACCATGATGTTGGTGAACGCCGCCATGGAGCCGCAGATGTAGTGCTTCCCTTGAGGCCCCAGTGTGGCGCTCAGCGGCCCGCTGGAAAGCAAGGGGTGACCCCTTTTGGCTAAAGAGGCCTGCGGTGGCGGGGTCTGTGCTGACGGAGAGTCCATGATTCCGACGGCCAAGAGAGGCTCAGTGCTCTGCGGGGGGCTCCTCAAGCATCACGTCAGCACAAGAAAACACCTGCTTTGAAGGAGAAAGGAAGTCAATATTAGGGTCTGTTGGAGGGTTATACCATGAGTCAGTCCCGGCAGGAAATCGCTATTTCGCCAATACGCCTACTTGCCAAccatcccgattttcccgggagactcccggatttcagtgaccctcccgaaaatctcccagggcaaccattcttgCGGTTTCCTCTCAGACGACAATATTGGGGACaagccttaaaaggcactgccgttgcgtgccggctcagtcacgtaatatctacggcttttcacacacacaagtgaatgcaagacatacttgatcaacagccatacaggtcacactgagggtagccgtataaacaactttaacactgttacaaatatgcaccacactgtgaacccacaccaaacaagaatgacaaacacatttcgggagaacatctgcaccgtaacacaacataaacacaacagaacaaatacccagaaccccttgcaacactaactcttccgggacgctacaatatacacccccatctcccgaattcagaggtctcaaggttggcaagcatgCCAATGGGGTTTCAAAAGGCcgcatgattttgcaatgcattgtgggtctgGGTAGCCATAGTTGTTGGACAAAGGCATTATTTACAATGTGAAAGCGAGCAACAAACTGGATTCAAAAGGATCgtacaaaatgaaaaaaacaagtgACCGCACCGAGACAAACTGTACACTTTTCCAAAGTCAGGCTACTtggaaaaagataataaaaaaatggtgGAATTGACTCATAAGAGCTATGAGCACATCCGTAAAAGAGAAGTAACCTATTTTATtgattcagattttttttattcaagtaaaaaaaaattgcttacAGACAAAGTATATTtcatttgcattatttgtttgttttatttatttaagttggtatttaaaagtttacatttgaAGTgatttagtgaagtgaattatatttacatagcacttttctctagtgactcaaagcgctttacatagtgaaacccaatatctaagttacatataaaccagtgtgggtggcactgggagcaggtgggtaaagtgtcttgcccaaggacacaaaggcagtgactaggatggcggaagcgggattcgaacctggaaccctcaagttgctggcacggccactctaccaaccgagctatgccgccccatagTTACAAGTTACAAtgttaaattaaagctgcaagcagcgatggacgggaccgactttgagggctcataaaatccaaaccggagcagtaattaaaagtctttcatcaacttttaataagaagggttcaatctctctcctgtgctagtttgaagccgacatgacaaacgcgctcagaggagataatgtttgaaaaaaggtgactgtttttactcaacttttgttttgaagggggaattgcaaacttcctgttgatttttgctgggggttgtcagtgtatgaaatataggtctaagtgagactacatagaggtttttgtttcatgtctctatgacattcctactgggagttagaggcagttttgtctgttttcttcctagggggcgctagagcgcaattttgagttttggggtttggtttttttattagatcgcaatttttgcccgtcctgatgtgtgtgtccaatatggtgagttttgaagcatgttaagggggtcaaattacagctcaaagaggcggcggtataataataaaacgctagaaatacaatagggtcctctgtcccaaagggactcgctcCCTAAATATACGAGAAATACAAGTCAATTGCATTTGAAAAggatatacttccattattattatgcattaccattacatcagtggttaattagGTCCCaaaacctccatccatccatccattttctacagcttgtcccttttggggtcacggggggtgctggagcctatctcagctgcattcgggcggaaggcggggtacaccctggacaagtcgccacctcatcacagggccaacacagatagacagacaacattcacactcacattcacacactaggaccatttTTTAGTGGTCCCAAAACAAAATGacataaataaatcatttcccataaactgccaagatacctgtggtggtgggggcgtggatatgggcgtggtcaccatgacatcgtcgagtaatttgcataatttactacaatgatatgattttctctaaaaaggctcaaaaaatgtatacttactaattaataataacagttttgttttaaacgtccatccatccatccattttacaatacaattacaacactttatgtacttatttatatacagatttgaaccataagttattcactgaaatatatttattaattgtggttcttacaaaaaatatatcttataaaatataaaagctaaaatgtctcctaaagctctgcccctttaattagtgcatactaaatcatttaactttagcccactactacaagcatattatttaccagcaacataaagtgaaacaggtgtcctgccacagtcagtaacaaataaacagaaaacagtagtggtggtagatagacacagagcttcatcaaacatctgatccactgaacaaagagctccaaaaatgttgaactttagactgccatcagttttactccctacacttaaccatgtgtttcctactgcctgcacactttgcaccctttgttatatacacatgttgtgtttctaatagaaatacatttaataaagtcaaatacaaataaggcaacaagagaagtatcctacacttctcttttgtaaagtaaatgtgaacagcctatatgggcatctacatcaactatatgatttgcctgagaagctggacaggacaaaaaaaataaattaataataattttttttttttaaattttatttgtggcggacgtaattctttcgtggcgggccgccacaaataaatgaatgtgtgggaaaccctgtaaaTATAGTTTgtctgcaataatttgtaggtcaatacatcgtcgagcaaaatttgttatcggcccaggcctaataAGTACAGTACATTTATGGCGCTCGCGAGTATGATTAACGAAGCAGGCTCAGTTACTGTGCCACAACAAGTTTGAATTGTAAAGACACCTGACATTCCTGGAAAatatgccagagcagacttattgCATATTGAGGAAAAGATACGACAGGTACCGCTCCTGAAACAGAAGGCAGACACGGAAGATGGTTGGGGGTCAGCTGCCCTACAGCTCTGCTCCTTTCATTCAGCGCTTTGTCCATGTGGGtggatttttactttttaaacatttcattaaagttaaagttaaagtaccaatgattgtcacacacacactagatgtggtgaaatttgtcctctgcatttgacccatccccttggggagcagtgagcagcagcggcgccgcgcccaggaatcattttggtgatttaacctccaattccaacccttgatgctgagtgccaagcagggaggtaatggctcccatttttatagtctttggtatgactcggctgggatttgaactccaacctaccgatattAGTGTggaaatatggttgttaaagcTCAGGATTTCTCATTGTTTGCTTCTGCTTGTTATAAAGTAGAAAGTTGAACCATCCCCATGTATTATGTTTGTTTGACATACAGTagtctatagcagtgtttttcaaccactgtgccgtgagatacagtttggtgtgccgtgggagattatctagtttaacctatttgggttaaaaatattttttgcaaaccagtaattacagtctgcaaatgatgtgttgttgttgagtgtcggtgctgtctagagctcggcagagtaaacgtgtaatactcttccatatcagtaggtggcagccggtagctaattgctttgtagatgtcagaaacagcgggaggcagcgtgcaggtaaaaaggtgtctaatgcttaaaccaaaaataaacaaaaggtgagtgcccctaagaaaaggcattgaagcttagggaagactATGCGGAActaaattaaaactgaactggctacaaagtaaacaaaaacagaatgctggacgacagcaaagacttactgtggagcaaagtacatccgaacatgacatgacaatcaacaatgtccacacaaagaaggataaaacaactgaaaaattcttgattgctaaaacaaagtagatgcgggaaacatcgctcaaaggaagacatgaaactgctacaggaaaataccaaaaaagagaaaaaaaccaccaaaataggagcgcaagacaagaactaaaacactacacacaggaaaacagcaaaaaagtccaaataagtcagggtgtgatgtgacagtacacctactttgagacaagagctatagtgatgcatgcttaatTAGGCtgtaaagtcatacccaacaattgtgacaacgactttttactgtcaactgagttttgttttttaatgatgtctgctggtggtgttttaatgatgtctgctggtggtgtgcctccgcattttttcaacgcaaaaaatgtgccttggctcaaaaaaggttgaaaaacactggcctatagcacatttgagctcaggggccgcatggaggaaaatctgtgcacacgcgggccggactattaaaatcatggcgttaaaactacaaaataaagacagcttcagatggttttctttatcttactttggccaaaaatagaacaaacacattctaaaaatattacaataaaaacatagaaaaaaataccggcagcggtaagtttagatccatgaaggaaagaagaaagtgaatgaatgtttataactgaatacatttacatatgcataaaaatgtgttttcttttgtattatttttttaatgaatgaagtaacgtttatgacaacttttttccaaaacacaatatagaatgtgagatacaacaggatcatgcatacatttatcatttgttttcaaaacagttacaaaaaagtgggaccccattttgaacatTCCTAGCGCCATCacagctgtggcctgcgggctggttctaatactaatcaaatatcatcccaggggccatagataattcatttgtgggccaaatctggcccgcgggccttgactttgacaccccggCTGTAGCACTTTGTGTTCAGAGTGTACAAACATTAACTAAAATATAGACTGATGTTCAGGCTGGAACCCATTCTTCTTTTTGGAAACTCTTGATTCACTCTACAaattttcgatttacaaaccatGAACCAATTACGTTATTTAAATTGATGTTCTACTGtagttagtttttatttatttatacattatatcATCTAATTAATAGCAATGTCTATGTGTACACAGTCAACACATGGGCGAGTagacgcagtgtttcccacacattcatttatttgtggcggcccgccacgaaagaattacgtccgccacaaatagatgttttttttgttttgttaattttttttttttttttgtcctatccagcttctcaggcaaatcatatagttgatgtagatgcccatataggctgttcacatttactttacaaaagagaagtgtaggatacttctcttgttgccttatttgtatttgaccactactgttttctgtttatttgttactgactgtggcaggacacctctgcctctgtttcactttatgttgctggtaaataatatgcttgtagtagtaggctaaagttaaattatttagtatgc carries:
- the slc25a51b gene encoding solute carrier family 25 member 51b yields the protein MDSPSAQTPPPQASLAKRGHPLLSSGPLSATLGPQGKHYICGSMAAFTNIMVTFPIQKVLFRQQLHGVLAVEAVQQLQRDGLRNLYRGLLPPLLQKSTTVAIMFGLYEDFSRVLLKRAEGSGVPELVTRSFAAALAGTAEAFLTPFERVQTLLQDHRHHGRFNNTAHTFRTLLTEYGVRECYRGLVPIVLRNGPSNVLFFGLRGPIKEQLPEATSRPGHLVVDFVCGGVLGAALGIMFFPLNVVKSRAQSQVGGAFQPCRHVLLTVWRERGGSVAMLFRGAHLNYHRSLLSWGIINATYELLLKIV